The following proteins are encoded in a genomic region of Cryptomeria japonica chromosome 11, Sugi_1.0, whole genome shotgun sequence:
- the LOC131065342 gene encoding UDP-glycosyltransferase 91D1-like, with translation MDEWEKPFEALLERISPDLVIHDMTQYWVSPIAAKMGIPTIFFVITSASSTGFLLRQEATVVEKRTIVPDLTVPPPGFPSAHVRHLSFGARKHRNIFQKKEGHVNMPERWSMCFKGSWVIAFNSCVELEGKYLEYLERTTGRSVLPVGMQMPDLMPPPADDRCLAWLDVQKPHSVVVVSFGRECILTQQELAALALGLEESKLPFLFVLLHQMAAALPHSFVERTQRRGLLVTEWAPQLHILAHSSTGVFLNHCGWISVSEGLRFGVPFVTLPLQYEQGLNAKLIAQELKLGVEVRRNEEDDYFSQEDICRAVCTLMVEEEGRQIRSRVQEISRDLTRNDSQIYRANIHSFVSLIKQKASCK, from the coding sequence TTTCTCCCATTGCCGCCAAAATGGGCATTCCCACCATATTTTTCGTCATAACGTCTGCCTCCAGTACAGGTTTCCTTCTACGCCAAGAAGCCACCGTTGTAGAGAAACGTACAATAGTCCCAGATCTGACAGTGCCGCCCCCTGGTTTCCCCTCGGCGCACGTCCGCCATTTATCTTTTGGGGCACGGAAGCACAGGAATATATTCCAAAAGAAGGAAGGGCACGTTAATATGCCAGAGCGGTGGAGTATGTGCTTTAAGGGTAGCTGGGTGATAGCCTTCAATTCATGCGTAGAATTAGAAGGCAAATACTTGGAATATCTAGAAAGAACAACCGGCAGGTCCGTGCTTCCCGTGGGGATGCAGATGCCCGATCTAATGCCGCCACCGGCAGATGACCGTTGCTTGGCCTGGCTGGATGTGCAGAAACCCCATTCGGTGGTGGTGGTCTCCTTTGGCAGAGAATGTATTCTCACCCAGCAAGAGCTCGCTGCCTTGGCACTGGGCCTAGAAGAAAGTAAGCTTccttttctctttgttcttctccaCCAGATGGCTGCTGCGTTGCCCCACTCTTTTGTAGAGCGCACGCAAAGAAGAGGACTTTTGGTGACGGAGTGGGCTCCTCAGTTACACATTTTGGCCCATTCTTCTACAGGAGTGTTCCTCAATCATTGCGGTTGGATCTCAGTGTCTGAAGGATTGAGGTTTGGGGTGCCATTTGTTACTCTTCCACTGCAGTACGAACAGGGCTTAAATGCTAAGCTCATAGCCCAGGAACTCAAGTTGGGGGTGGAGGTCAGGAGAAATGAGGAGGATGATTATTTTTCCCAGGAAGACATCTGTAGAGCTGTTTGCACATTAATGGTGGAAGAGGAAGGTAGACAGATCAGATCTCGCGTTCAAGAGATTAGTAGAGACTTGACCAGGAACGATAGCCAAATCTATCGGGCAAACATCCACAGTTTCGTTTCTCTAATCAAACAAAAGGCGTCCTGCAAATAG